One Amorphoplanes digitatis genomic window carries:
- a CDS encoding MarR family winged helix-turn-helix transcriptional regulator: MERSVAERVTAEQLAISLRESITRLNRRLRQARAVGDLTFSQLSALTSLQLAGAMTPRELADVERVQPPTMTKIVGKLEDLGLVARTPHPTDRRQVILAATEQGRVVYAQFEKARNEWLALQLAELTPDERDTLERAAQILRQVARN; this comes from the coding sequence ATGGAGCGGTCGGTGGCGGAGCGGGTAACAGCCGAGCAACTGGCCATTTCGCTGCGCGAATCGATCACCCGGCTCAATCGGCGGCTTCGGCAGGCCCGTGCGGTCGGCGATCTCACGTTCAGCCAGCTCTCCGCGCTGACCAGCCTCCAACTGGCCGGCGCGATGACACCCCGGGAGTTGGCCGACGTCGAACGGGTCCAGCCGCCGACGATGACCAAGATCGTTGGAAAGCTGGAGGATCTCGGACTGGTCGCGCGTACGCCCCACCCGACCGATCGTCGCCAGGTCATCCTGGCCGCGACCGAGCAGGGCCGGGTCGTCTACGCCCAGTTCGAGAAGGCGCGCAACGAGTGGCTCGCGCTGCAACTGGCCGAGCTCACCCCGGACGAACGCGACACCCTAGAGCGGGCCGCGCAGATCCTGCGGCAGGTCGCCCGCAACTGA